Proteins encoded in a region of the Pseudomonas viciae genome:
- a CDS encoding crotonase/enoyl-CoA hydratase family protein gives MSQYQAFNVELADNIAHVQINRPEKINSMNAAFWSEIIEIFQWIDDTDEARVVVLSGAGKHFSSGIDLMMLAGVANELGKDVGRNARLLRRKILQLQASFNAVDNCRKPVLAAIQGYCLGGAIDLIAACDMRYAAEDAQFSIKEIDIGMAADVGTLQRLPRIIGDGMLRELAYTGRTFGAEEARSIGLVNRVYSDAASLLDGVMGIAREIAAKSPIAVTGTKEMISYMRDHRIDDGLEYVATWNAAMLQSTDLRVAMAAHMSKQKPEFLD, from the coding sequence ATGTCGCAATACCAAGCGTTCAACGTCGAACTTGCAGACAACATCGCCCATGTGCAGATCAATCGCCCGGAAAAGATCAACTCGATGAATGCCGCGTTCTGGAGCGAGATCATCGAAATTTTCCAATGGATCGATGACACCGACGAAGCACGGGTGGTGGTGCTCAGCGGTGCTGGCAAACACTTTTCCTCAGGGATAGACCTGATGATGCTGGCCGGTGTGGCCAACGAACTGGGCAAGGATGTGGGGCGTAATGCGCGCCTGTTACGGCGCAAGATCCTGCAACTGCAAGCCTCGTTCAACGCCGTGGACAACTGCCGCAAACCGGTGCTCGCAGCGATCCAGGGCTACTGCCTGGGCGGCGCCATTGATCTGATTGCCGCCTGCGACATGCGTTACGCCGCCGAGGACGCCCAGTTCTCCATCAAGGAAATCGACATTGGCATGGCCGCCGACGTTGGCACCTTGCAACGCTTGCCGCGGATCATCGGGGACGGCATGCTGCGTGAACTCGCTTATACGGGGCGCACCTTCGGTGCCGAAGAAGCGCGCAGCATCGGCCTGGTCAATCGTGTCTACAGCGATGCCGCCAGCCTGCTCGACGGGGTGATGGGCATTGCCCGGGAAATCGCCGCCAAGTCGCCGATTGCCGTGACCGGTACCAAGGAAATGATCAGCTACATGCGCGATCACCGCATCGACGACGGCCTGGAATACGTCGCCACGTGGAACGCCGCCATGCTGCAATCGACCGACCTGCGTGTGGCCATGGCCGCCCATATGAGCAAACAGAAGCCCGAATTTCTGGATTGA
- a CDS encoding ABC transporter ATP-binding protein, with product MVTIELTGLGARYGSRPILEAINTPVFCGGEVVAVVGPNAAGKSTLFKRIAGLIDGPGQVRLEGSRKGPEGICYMPQNLNTSARLTVYESVLLARKQQAPGWAVQADELAVVDRILASLGISELSFRNLGELSGGQQQLVSIAQTLVREPEVLLMDEPTSALDMHRQVQVLTFMRTLARQHGIILFIAIHDLNQALRFADQVLVIAQGTLQGSGPSEDVITEQMLRTVYRVQARIERCSRGERHIIVDDVV from the coding sequence ATGGTGACGATTGAACTGACAGGCCTCGGCGCCCGTTATGGTAGTCGACCGATCCTCGAGGCAATCAATACCCCGGTTTTCTGCGGTGGTGAAGTGGTTGCGGTGGTTGGCCCCAACGCGGCCGGTAAATCCACGCTGTTCAAACGCATCGCCGGCCTGATCGACGGCCCCGGCCAGGTGCGGTTGGAAGGTTCGCGCAAAGGCCCGGAGGGCATCTGCTACATGCCGCAGAACCTCAACACCAGTGCCCGGCTGACGGTCTACGAATCGGTGCTGCTGGCCCGCAAGCAACAGGCTCCGGGCTGGGCCGTACAAGCCGATGAACTGGCGGTGGTGGACCGCATCCTTGCATCCCTGGGCATCAGCGAGCTGTCGTTTCGCAACCTCGGTGAATTGAGCGGCGGGCAGCAGCAACTGGTGTCCATCGCCCAGACACTGGTGCGCGAACCCGAGGTCTTGCTGATGGATGAGCCCACCAGTGCCCTGGACATGCACCGTCAGGTCCAGGTCCTGACCTTCATGCGCACCCTCGCCCGCCAACATGGAATCATCCTGTTCATCGCCATCCATGACCTGAACCAGGCGTTGCGCTTCGCTGACCAGGTGTTGGTCATCGCCCAAGGCACCCTGCAAGGCAGCGGTCCGAGTGAGGACGTCATCACCGAGCAGATGCTGCGCACGGTGTACCGGGTCCAGGCGCGGATCGAGCGGTGTTCACGGGGTGAGCGGCATATCATTGTCGATGATGTGGTTTGA
- a CDS encoding ABC transporter substrate-binding protein, whose translation MLSRPRKLASLIAVLLGAMTLLLSGFACSDTAPDSTPRTTVTDLLGRQVQVRIPVRRVILGEGRQLYLVAALDTANPIRRIVGWRKDLIQSDPDTYGAYLRRYPDLAKVPTFGGFEDGTFDIEQAISQQPDVIILNIEAQHATEDARYIEKLDALGIPVVYVDFRNNPMQNTEPTMRLFGQLFGEEARAEAFIAFSQQQIRRVTDVIEARQPPRPKVFIERIGGYTDDCCLSFGNENFGRFVELAGGHNIARAIIPNTFGQLNPEQVIVADPDQVVVTSANWQAFAPGGHWVGVGPGADLVEARRKLQWFTQRPAYAGIKAQQTRAFHAIWHQFYNSPYQFIAIQQLAKWFHPDLFADLDPDATFREFHDRFLPVPYEPGYFVSLKPAQAQP comes from the coding sequence ATGTTATCCAGACCTCGAAAGCTTGCGTCGCTCATCGCTGTGCTGCTGGGCGCCATGACCCTGCTGCTGAGCGGGTTCGCCTGTTCAGACACGGCACCAGACAGCACGCCAAGAACCACTGTCACCGATTTACTGGGCCGCCAGGTCCAAGTGCGCATTCCCGTACGCCGGGTGATCCTGGGTGAAGGTCGTCAGCTGTATCTGGTGGCAGCCCTCGACACCGCCAACCCGATCCGGCGCATCGTTGGCTGGCGCAAGGATCTGATCCAGTCCGACCCGGACACCTACGGCGCCTACCTGCGGCGTTATCCGGACCTTGCCAAAGTCCCGACGTTCGGCGGTTTCGAAGACGGCACCTTCGACATCGAGCAAGCGATCAGCCAACAGCCGGACGTCATTATCCTCAACATCGAAGCCCAGCATGCCACCGAGGACGCCCGCTACATCGAAAAGCTCGACGCCCTTGGCATCCCGGTGGTGTACGTGGATTTTCGCAACAACCCGATGCAGAACACCGAACCGACCATGCGCCTGTTCGGCCAGTTGTTCGGCGAAGAAGCCCGCGCCGAGGCGTTCATTGCCTTTAGCCAGCAACAGATCCGGCGTGTCACCGATGTGATCGAGGCCCGCCAACCGCCCAGGCCCAAGGTCTTCATCGAACGCATCGGCGGCTACACCGACGACTGCTGCTTGAGTTTCGGCAATGAAAACTTCGGCCGTTTCGTCGAACTGGCCGGCGGTCACAACATCGCCCGCGCCATCATCCCCAACACCTTCGGCCAGTTGAACCCCGAACAGGTGATCGTCGCCGACCCGGATCAGGTGGTGGTCACCAGCGCAAACTGGCAAGCCTTCGCCCCTGGCGGACATTGGGTTGGTGTCGGGCCCGGTGCCGATCTGGTCGAGGCACGGCGCAAACTGCAGTGGTTCACCCAGCGCCCCGCCTACGCCGGAATCAAGGCCCAGCAAACCCGGGCGTTTCACGCCATCTGGCATCAGTTCTACAACAGTCCTTACCAGTTCATCGCCATCCAGCAACTGGCCAAGTGGTTCCACCCGGATCTGTTCGCCGACCTGGACCCCGATGCCACGTTTCGTGAGTTCCACGACCGATTCCTGCCGGTGCCCTATGAACCAGGCTATTTCGTCAGCCTCAAGCCCGCGCAGGCCCAACCATGA
- the nudC gene encoding NAD(+) diphosphatase, which produces MISRWTTAVLDTDLPGGWAVARSPEGFLFDDNGALFPRDWLKRQDLSILAEHGIGHLDGEPVYLLELHSSLDVPGCNWKGLRAFMLEDDHTLYKVLGYAAQIGTWAREHRFCGSCGKRMSQIRLERAMYCDVCDLRHYPRISPSMIVLITRGDEVLLARSPRFVTGVYSTLAGFAEPGESAEDCLIREVREEVSIEVKNIQYMGSQCWPFPHSMMLGFHAEYASGDIVPQEDEIEDAQWFNVHDLPPLPASRSIARYLIDLYVARRLGHAEPVLPG; this is translated from the coding sequence ATGATTTCACGCTGGACCACCGCAGTACTCGATACCGACCTTCCTGGCGGCTGGGCCGTGGCCCGTAGCCCGGAAGGCTTTCTGTTCGATGACAACGGCGCGCTGTTTCCCCGCGACTGGCTCAAGCGCCAGGACCTGTCGATTCTTGCCGAGCACGGTATCGGCCACCTGGATGGTGAGCCGGTCTACCTGCTGGAATTGCACAGCTCGCTGGACGTTCCCGGCTGTAACTGGAAAGGCCTGCGGGCCTTCATGCTCGAAGATGACCACACGCTGTACAAAGTGCTGGGCTACGCGGCGCAGATCGGTACCTGGGCCCGGGAACACCGTTTCTGCGGCAGTTGCGGTAAGCGCATGAGTCAGATCCGGCTGGAGCGGGCGATGTATTGCGATGTCTGTGATCTGCGGCATTACCCGCGGATCTCACCGAGCATGATCGTGTTGATTACCCGCGGCGATGAAGTCCTGCTGGCCCGTTCGCCGCGTTTCGTCACCGGCGTCTACAGCACCCTGGCCGGGTTTGCCGAACCGGGCGAGTCGGCTGAGGATTGCCTGATTCGCGAGGTGCGCGAGGAGGTCAGCATCGAGGTGAAGAACATCCAGTACATGGGCAGCCAGTGCTGGCCGTTCCCCCATTCGATGATGCTGGGCTTTCACGCCGAATACGCCAGTGGCGACATCGTGCCCCAGGAGGATGAAATCGAGGACGCCCAGTGGTTCAACGTCCACGACCTGCCGCCGTTGCCGGCCTCGCGTTCCATCGCCCGTTACCTGATCGATCTCTACGTGGCGCGGCGTTTAGGCCACGCTGAACCAGTGCTGCCAGGCTAG
- a CDS encoding FecR domain-containing protein translates to MPARDSHAVDPAILNEAADWLMRLSEGSVNDSERLEWERWRNSSPAHRQAWARAELLLSKLQGLPPALAMPALDRPSNPERRAAMGKLATLLALAPLAWGSWKLNDWQNWTADYRAPVGERRDLTLTDGTRVTLNTDTAIDVYFDQRQRLLLLRRGEILVQTAPDPSPVARPFRVETHEGRMQALGTRFSVREERGHTRLAVLEGAVSIQLKGIGEKVVEAGQSSGFTAFAIDGLKPVDKSVLAWTQGMLMADNMRLADFIGELTRYRNGVLRYDPAIADLRISGAFPISDTPRTLNMLARTYPIRVTSRLGDYWIMLAPA, encoded by the coding sequence ATGCCTGCTCGCGATAGTCACGCCGTCGATCCCGCCATCCTCAATGAAGCAGCCGACTGGCTGATGCGCCTGAGCGAAGGCAGTGTCAACGACAGCGAGCGCCTGGAATGGGAACGCTGGCGCAACAGCAGCCCGGCGCACCGCCAGGCCTGGGCACGGGCCGAATTGCTGCTGAGCAAACTGCAAGGCTTGCCACCGGCGTTGGCCATGCCGGCGCTGGACCGTCCCAGCAACCCCGAGCGCCGTGCCGCCATGGGCAAACTGGCGACCTTGCTCGCGCTGGCGCCACTGGCCTGGGGCAGTTGGAAGCTCAACGACTGGCAGAACTGGACCGCCGACTACCGCGCGCCCGTGGGCGAGCGTCGCGACCTGACATTGACCGACGGTACTCGCGTGACGTTGAACACCGACACCGCCATTGATGTGTATTTCGATCAGCGCCAGCGCCTGTTGCTGTTGCGCCGCGGCGAAATATTGGTCCAGACCGCACCGGACCCGTCGCCTGTCGCCCGGCCATTCAGGGTGGAAACCCACGAGGGCCGGATGCAAGCGCTCGGCACGCGTTTCAGTGTTCGCGAAGAGCGCGGGCACACCCGCCTCGCCGTGCTCGAGGGCGCAGTCAGTATCCAGCTCAAAGGCATTGGTGAGAAAGTCGTCGAGGCTGGTCAGAGCAGTGGTTTCACAGCGTTCGCCATTGACGGATTGAAACCTGTCGATAAATCGGTGCTGGCCTGGACCCAAGGCATGCTGATGGCCGACAACATGCGCCTGGCCGATTTCATCGGTGAACTGACCCGCTATCGCAACGGCGTCCTGCGTTACGACCCGGCCATCGCCGACCTGCGGATTTCCGGTGCCTTCCCCATCAGCGACACTCCACGAACCCTGAACATGCTCGCCCGGACCTACCCAATCCGCGTCACTTCGCGCCTGGGCGACTACTGGATCATGTTGGCACCGGCGTGA
- a CDS encoding TonB-dependent receptor: MPVARPLRSDRTLNLAIRSAMLGLALSTLSPGSWAAPGAPLDSIASQSYNIQPGPLGPTLSTFAVQAGVALSFEPSLTQGLDSPGLSGQFTAREAFARLLAGSSLDLVARDDGSYTLQKRSTDGGLTLAPTTVSATEARPGDLPAAYSGGQVARGGRVGLLGNKDLMDTPFSVSNYTSTLMKDQQAVTAADVLERDSSVRSTGQTGGIVDSFFIRGFPVGEGNLGELAFDGVYGVAPNYRVFTEYAERIEVIKGPAALLYGMSPNSGVGGVINIVPKRSLDEDLTRVTANYAMDSQAGGHVDISRRFGEERRFGVRVNGSLQGGDTAIDKQSRDVGIGSISLDYQGDRFRTSLDLISQEEQWDAPSRPFQIANGVEVPSAANGRSNVTQEWGWSKTRDKSALLSGEYDLSDSLTVFGHAGGGKSDVARLSDQTPTIINSAGDTRSTPGYYKFEVERYTVDAGARARFETGPVSHSTTLQVSRYRDELRRGINSGAPVLSNIYHPVERGKPSIASPDVLKISDTELSGVALADTLSILDERVQVTLGLRKQSIESNNYNAAGAVTTAYDESETTPLFGAVIKPWEHVSFYYNYIEGLSKGDTAPANASNSGEIFKPYISRQQEVGVKVDYGTFTSTLALFQVKKPAGELTNNTANSVYSVQGEQRNRGIELNMFGELREGTRLLGGVTLLDGELTKSGTAANRGNKPVGVPEVQANLWAEWDTPWVQGVTLTGGAIYTGSQYVDQANTRELDPWTRFDAGARYSTVLDGRPTTFRATVQNVFDREYWSGVASYGAFSQGAPRTLLLSATVDF; the protein is encoded by the coding sequence ATGCCCGTTGCCCGCCCCCTGCGCTCGGATCGCACGCTGAATCTGGCGATTCGCAGTGCAATGCTCGGCCTTGCACTTTCGACCTTAAGCCCAGGCAGCTGGGCCGCACCGGGCGCGCCGCTGGACAGCATCGCCAGCCAATCCTACAACATTCAACCCGGTCCCCTGGGGCCGACCCTCTCGACGTTCGCCGTGCAGGCCGGCGTCGCCCTGTCGTTCGAACCGTCCCTGACCCAGGGCCTGGACAGCCCAGGCCTGTCCGGTCAGTTCACCGCGCGCGAAGCGTTTGCCCGGCTGCTGGCCGGCAGCAGCCTGGACCTGGTGGCTCGCGACGATGGCAGCTATACCTTGCAAAAACGCAGCACCGACGGCGGACTGACCCTGGCGCCAACCACCGTCAGCGCCACCGAAGCTCGCCCTGGTGATTTGCCGGCCGCCTACAGTGGCGGTCAGGTCGCCCGTGGCGGTCGTGTAGGCCTGTTGGGCAACAAGGACCTGATGGACACACCGTTCAGTGTGAGCAACTACACCTCGACGCTGATGAAAGACCAACAAGCCGTGACCGCCGCCGACGTGCTGGAGCGTGACTCCTCGGTGCGCTCAACCGGCCAGACCGGCGGCATCGTTGACTCGTTCTTCATTCGTGGCTTTCCCGTGGGCGAAGGCAACCTGGGGGAGTTGGCGTTCGACGGCGTGTACGGCGTAGCCCCCAACTATCGGGTATTTACCGAGTACGCTGAGCGTATCGAAGTGATCAAGGGCCCGGCCGCCCTGCTCTACGGCATGTCCCCCAACAGTGGCGTGGGCGGTGTCATCAATATCGTACCCAAGCGCTCGCTGGACGAAGACTTGACCCGTGTGACCGCCAATTACGCCATGGACTCGCAAGCGGGTGGCCACGTCGATATCAGCCGTCGCTTTGGCGAGGAACGACGCTTTGGCGTGCGGGTCAATGGCAGTCTCCAGGGCGGCGACACGGCGATCGACAAGCAGTCGCGGGATGTGGGTATCGGCTCGATCTCCCTGGATTACCAGGGCGACCGATTCAGGACCAGCCTGGACCTGATCAGCCAGGAAGAACAGTGGGACGCGCCGTCCCGACCGTTTCAGATCGCGAACGGTGTCGAGGTACCGTCGGCCGCCAACGGGCGCAGCAACGTGACCCAGGAATGGGGCTGGTCGAAGACCCGCGATAAATCGGCGTTGCTCAGTGGTGAATATGACCTGAGCGACAGCCTGACGGTATTTGGCCATGCTGGGGGCGGCAAGTCCGATGTAGCAAGGCTGTCGGACCAGACACCCACAATTATCAATAGCGCCGGGGATACCCGATCGACGCCCGGCTATTACAAGTTCGAAGTGGAGCGCTACACCGTGGACGCTGGTGCCCGGGCCCGTTTCGAGACTGGTCCGGTCAGTCACAGCACCACGCTGCAGGTCAGTCGCTACCGCGATGAACTGCGCAGGGGGATCAATTCAGGCGCCCCCGTATTATCGAACATCTACCACCCGGTGGAGCGCGGCAAACCCTCCATTGCCTCCCCCGACGTGCTGAAGATTTCCGACACCGAACTGTCTGGTGTCGCCCTGGCCGACACCCTGTCGATCCTCGACGAACGTGTTCAGGTGACCTTGGGCCTACGCAAGCAAAGCATCGAATCGAACAACTATAACGCTGCTGGAGCGGTCACCACTGCGTATGACGAAAGCGAAACCACACCGCTGTTCGGTGCGGTGATCAAGCCTTGGGAACATGTATCGTTCTACTACAACTACATCGAAGGCCTGAGCAAGGGCGATACCGCGCCTGCGAATGCGAGCAACTCCGGTGAAATATTCAAGCCCTACATCTCCCGCCAGCAGGAAGTTGGGGTCAAGGTCGATTACGGCACCTTCACCTCGACCCTGGCGCTGTTCCAGGTCAAGAAACCCGCCGGCGAATTGACTAACAACACGGCAAACAGTGTGTATTCGGTCCAAGGCGAACAACGCAACCGTGGCATCGAGCTGAACATGTTCGGTGAACTGCGCGAAGGCACTCGCCTGTTGGGTGGTGTCACGTTGCTGGACGGCGAACTGACCAAAAGCGGCACCGCCGCCAATCGCGGCAACAAGCCGGTCGGCGTACCCGAAGTGCAGGCCAACCTCTGGGCCGAATGGGACACGCCATGGGTCCAGGGCGTGACCCTCACCGGCGGCGCGATCTACACCGGCAGCCAGTACGTCGACCAGGCCAACACCCGCGAACTCGATCCTTGGACGCGCTTCGACGCGGGTGCTCGTTATAGCACCGTGCTCGATGGCCGGCCGACTACGTTCCGCGCCACGGTGCAGAACGTCTTCGACCGCGAGTACTGGTCCGGCGTGGCCTCCTATGGTGCGTTCTCCCAAGGGGCACCGCGCACCCTGCTGCTCTCGGCCACGGTCGACTTCTGA
- a CDS encoding MFS transporter, producing MPRAGIPQGSSVRLLIYLLFAIQLVSMGAMEMSGPFWPVHLRQLTSNDAVFSFASTAVYVGPMLGIILTSAFWGRIGDRYGHKLMMIRALAGLSLTQLGLALCNDIWVILVLRFLQGAFAGYIAPAQAYGVSIEAPSRRARLFAILQISTNVGSLLGAVAGGLILDHATFFWINIVASGLCALCTVIAALTLPDVAPATKTTASSAPSAPSRPGLYNPLTLSLLGIMGLLLLARMLPQTSFSLYVSSTFDVSNALVGLCYGLLALGFILCATSWSRYFEQRNPTQTLQAITAIVIACITLTAMAGLTRQPLVFAIVYFAWGVLLGATTPVLTALISKSTDNSRQGQVLGLAQGVSQTASIIGISLGALLSQVYGLQYTYLYVSLAYGVVLLPLVLLRYRSVGVLDRASE from the coding sequence ATGCCCCGTGCCGGTATCCCCCAGGGTTCGAGCGTTCGCTTGCTGATCTATCTGTTGTTTGCGATCCAGCTGGTTTCCATGGGCGCAATGGAGATGAGCGGGCCGTTCTGGCCCGTTCACCTGCGACAACTGACCAGCAACGATGCGGTGTTCAGCTTCGCCAGCACGGCGGTGTATGTCGGCCCTATGCTCGGCATTATCCTGACCAGTGCTTTCTGGGGCCGTATCGGTGATCGCTACGGGCATAAATTGATGATGATTCGGGCACTGGCCGGGTTGTCCCTGACTCAGCTTGGCCTGGCGCTATGCAACGATATCTGGGTGATCCTGGTCCTGCGCTTCCTGCAGGGTGCGTTCGCCGGGTATATCGCCCCCGCCCAGGCCTATGGCGTGAGCATCGAGGCACCCTCGCGGCGGGCCAGGCTGTTTGCCATCCTGCAGATTTCCACCAATGTCGGCTCGCTGCTGGGCGCGGTCGCGGGCGGGCTGATCCTGGACCATGCCACGTTTTTCTGGATCAACATCGTGGCCTCAGGCTTGTGCGCATTGTGTACCGTGATCGCGGCGTTGACGCTGCCCGACGTAGCGCCGGCCACGAAGACAACCGCCAGCAGCGCTCCCTCCGCCCCCTCGCGCCCCGGGCTGTATAACCCGCTGACTTTATCGCTCCTGGGTATCATGGGTCTTCTGCTGCTGGCGCGAATGCTCCCGCAGACTTCGTTTTCGCTGTATGTCAGCTCGACCTTCGACGTCAGCAATGCCCTGGTCGGGCTCTGCTATGGCCTGCTGGCCCTGGGCTTTATCCTTTGCGCAACGTCCTGGTCACGCTACTTCGAGCAACGCAACCCGACACAGACGCTGCAGGCCATCACCGCCATCGTGATCGCTTGCATAACCCTGACCGCCATGGCCGGCCTGACGCGTCAGCCGTTGGTCTTCGCCATTGTCTACTTCGCCTGGGGCGTCCTCTTGGGCGCAACCACCCCGGTACTGACCGCGCTCATCTCCAAAAGCACCGACAACAGCCGCCAAGGCCAGGTGCTGGGACTCGCCCAAGGGGTTTCGCAAACGGCGTCCATCATCGGCATTTCCCTGGGTGCCTTGCTCAGCCAGGTCTATGGCCTTCAATACACCTACCTTTACGTCAGCCTTGCCTATGGCGTGGTGCTGTTGCCCTTGGTGCTACTGCGCTACAGGTCGGTCGGCGTGCTGGACCGGGCGAGCGAATAG
- a CDS encoding FecCD family ABC transporter permease, producing MNGGIDQLALGTIYRAQVWRKRLILVGLGALLLFSVLLDLALGPASYGLAEVLGALFAPESAAPQVRVVMWDIRLPVALMAVAVGAALSLAGAQMQTILNNPLASPFTLGISAAASFGAALGLAFGVALVPVIAQYMVPLNAFVMAMLSALLIHVLSLRRGMTSETIVLLGIALVFTFNALLALVQFFATEQAVAAVVFWTMGSLTKATWPKLGVICLVILVTLPIFARRAWAMTALRLGDEKAASFGINVRKLRLQTLIMVSLLASFPVAFVGTIGFIGLVGPHIARMLIGEDQRFFLPASLLTGALILSASSVVSKTLIPGAIFPIGVVTSLIGVPFFISLILGGKKQSW from the coding sequence ATGAACGGCGGTATCGATCAACTCGCCCTCGGCACGATCTATCGCGCGCAGGTCTGGCGTAAACGACTGATTCTAGTTGGCCTGGGAGCGCTGTTGCTGTTCAGCGTGCTGCTGGACCTGGCCCTCGGCCCGGCCAGCTATGGCCTGGCCGAGGTGCTGGGCGCGCTGTTTGCGCCCGAGTCCGCCGCCCCCCAGGTACGGGTGGTGATGTGGGACATTCGCCTGCCGGTGGCACTGATGGCGGTGGCAGTGGGCGCCGCGCTGTCCTTGGCCGGCGCGCAGATGCAGACCATCCTCAACAACCCATTGGCCAGCCCGTTCACCCTGGGCATCTCGGCGGCGGCCAGTTTTGGCGCCGCCCTGGGGCTGGCGTTCGGCGTGGCGCTGGTGCCGGTGATCGCTCAATACATGGTGCCACTCAACGCCTTTGTCATGGCGATGCTCTCGGCGTTGCTGATTCATGTGTTGAGCCTGCGCCGCGGCATGACCAGCGAAACCATCGTGCTGCTGGGTATCGCCCTGGTGTTCACCTTCAATGCCCTGCTGGCGCTGGTGCAGTTCTTCGCCACCGAGCAAGCCGTTGCGGCAGTGGTGTTCTGGACCATGGGCAGCCTGACCAAGGCCACCTGGCCGAAGCTTGGGGTGATTTGCCTGGTGATCCTTGTCACCTTGCCGATTTTTGCCCGCCGCGCCTGGGCCATGACCGCGCTGCGCCTGGGGGATGAGAAGGCCGCAAGCTTCGGCATCAATGTGCGCAAGTTACGTTTGCAGACCCTGATCATGGTCAGCCTGCTGGCCTCATTTCCCGTGGCGTTTGTCGGCACCATCGGCTTCATCGGCCTGGTGGGCCCGCACATTGCGCGGATGCTGATCGGAGAGGACCAGCGCTTCTTCCTGCCGGCCTCGTTGCTGACTGGCGCGTTGATCCTGTCGGCCAGCTCGGTGGTGAGCAAAACCCTGATACCAGGCGCGATCTTCCCCATCGGCGTGGTCACGTCACTGATCGGCGTGCCTTTTTTCATCTCTCTCATTCTTGGCGGGAAGAAGCAGTCATGGTGA
- a CDS encoding sigma-70 family RNA polymerase sigma factor: MSDPGSATNDCHLRTVADLYSGHHGWLYARLYRKLGNALDAADLAHDTFIRILASKVAVIEEPRAYLSCVAGGILVNWFQRKALERAYLQALALLPEPEAPSPERRLLVLETLHEIDAMLDTLPGPVKRAFLLSQISGLKYNDIAHQLGVSLITVKRYMKQAFLHCLMLVD; encoded by the coding sequence ATGAGCGATCCCGGTTCAGCGACCAACGATTGTCATCTGCGCACCGTCGCAGACCTCTACAGCGGACACCATGGCTGGTTGTACGCCCGACTCTACCGCAAACTGGGCAATGCGCTGGATGCCGCAGACCTGGCGCATGACACCTTCATCCGTATCCTCGCCTCGAAGGTCGCGGTCATCGAAGAGCCACGCGCGTACCTCAGCTGCGTGGCCGGTGGCATCCTGGTCAACTGGTTCCAGCGCAAGGCCTTGGAGCGTGCCTATCTGCAGGCACTGGCGCTGCTGCCCGAACCCGAAGCGCCCTCGCCGGAACGCCGCCTGCTGGTGCTGGAAACCCTGCATGAAATCGACGCTATGCTCGACACCCTCCCCGGGCCGGTCAAACGGGCGTTTCTGTTATCGCAAATCAGCGGCTTGAAATACAACGACATCGCTCATCAGTTGGGAGTCTCGCTGATTACGGTCAAGCGCTACATGAAGCAGGCCTTCCTGCACTGCCTGATGTTGGTGGACTGA
- a CDS encoding TSUP family transporter, which yields MPFELSVDLTTLAILAVVAFIAGFIDAIAGGGGLLTTPALLTAGLPPHLVLGTNKLSSTFGSATASFTFYKRKLFHPRQWTHALVGTLVGALTGAIVAHYLPAEWLNKMLPVIVFACGLYLLFGGTPKAPLDSDAPIKKTWQSPQGFSLGFYDGVAGPGTGAFWTVSSLLLYPIDLVKASGVARSMNFVSNIAALSVFIFSGQVDWIIGLSMGLSVMVGAFFGARTAISGGAKFIRPVFITVVLGLTVRLAWQHWFSVA from the coding sequence ATGCCTTTCGAACTCAGTGTTGACCTCACTACCCTCGCTATCCTTGCCGTTGTCGCCTTCATTGCCGGTTTCATCGATGCCATAGCCGGCGGCGGTGGCCTGTTGACCACGCCTGCGCTGTTGACCGCCGGCCTGCCACCGCACCTGGTGCTGGGCACCAACAAGCTCAGCTCGACCTTCGGCTCGGCCACGGCCAGCTTCACCTTCTACAAGCGCAAGCTGTTCCACCCCCGGCAATGGACCCACGCCCTCGTCGGCACGCTGGTGGGTGCCTTGACCGGCGCCATCGTCGCCCATTACCTGCCTGCCGAATGGCTGAACAAGATGCTGCCGGTGATCGTCTTCGCTTGCGGCCTGTACCTGCTGTTCGGCGGCACGCCCAAAGCGCCGCTGGACAGCGACGCACCGATCAAGAAAACGTGGCAATCACCCCAGGGCTTCAGCCTGGGTTTCTATGACGGCGTGGCCGGCCCAGGCACGGGTGCGTTCTGGACCGTCAGCAGCCTGCTGCTCTACCCCATCGACCTGGTCAAGGCCAGCGGCGTGGCCCGCAGCATGAACTTCGTCAGCAACATCGCGGCGCTGTCGGTGTTCATCTTCTCGGGTCAGGTGGATTGGATCATCGGCCTGAGCATGGGCCTGTCGGTGATGGTCGGCGCGTTCTTCGGCGCTCGCACCGCCATCAGCGGTGGCGCGAAGTTCATTCGACCGGTGTTCATCACCGTGGTACTGGGCTTGACCGTGCGCCTAGCCTGGCAGCACTGGTTCAGCGTGGCCTAA